Proteins encoded by one window of Hippoglossus hippoglossus isolate fHipHip1 chromosome 15, fHipHip1.pri, whole genome shotgun sequence:
- the LOC117775340 gene encoding sprouty-related, EVH1 domain-containing protein 2-like, whose amino-acid sequence MIEETHPNDDSYIVRVKAVVMTRDDSSGGWLAQDGGALSRVGVCRLLPPELAPVPASCSSQFLIRGERLRDKQVILDCPLRKDLVYTIATPTFHHWRVEDRKCGLSFQGPADARAFDRGVRKAIEDLAEGSTTSSTALQNEGELGDDDVFTNTTDSSSNSSQKLESSLQPLESSPLPQRHKCVMGHRHDLHDPYRLSDHYFLDQPLSRLPRHVTFQEDEEIVRINPRERSWERTTERHYGRQSDRPWLGGYEDYRHATVRDKFIQMDESESYVHFAKTESQKHDYTYPLAPAMSPSDSDPALGPLTNKGHCGSYRHGFSSVVHNQPRSFLPSSSPSTNGGKGRKEDGVERSQCEHCGEAFYISDNRRGRCQDAPDPVRACVRRVSCMWLADTMLYHCMSDPEGDYSDPCSCDGGEGGGGGRFGTRWLALLGLSLVAPCLCLYPPLHACHRAGLTCGCCGGRHKAVS is encoded by the exons tgACAGCTACATCGTGCGTGTGAAAGCGGTGGTGATGACGCGGGACGACTCGAGCGGCGGCTGGCTGGCCCAGGACGGGGGCGCTCTGAGCAGGGTGGGGGTGTGCCGCCTCCTGCCGCCGGAGCTGGCCCCCGTGCcggcctcctgcagctcccagTTCCTCATCCGCGGTGAGCGGCTACGGGACAAACAG GTGATCCTGGACTGTCCCCTGAGGAAGGACCTGGTGTACACCATAGCAACGCCCACGTTTCATCACTGGAGGGTGGAGGACAGGAAGTGCGGCCTGTCCTTCCAGGGTCCAGCCGACGCCAGGGCCTTCGACAGGGGGGTGCGGAAAGCCATCGAGGACCTGGCAGAAG gctccaccacctcctctacAGCACTCCAGAACGAGGGCGAGCTGGGGGACGACGACGTCTTCACC AACACCACAGACAGCTCATCCAACTCCTCCCAGAAACTGGAGAGCTCCCTGCAGCCGCTCGAGTCCTCGCCCCTTCCGCAGAGACACAAGTGCGTGATGGGACATCGCCACGACCTCCACGACCCCTACCGGCTCTCAGACCACTACTTCTTGGACCAG cccTTGTCTCGGCTTCCTCGCCACGTCACTTTCCAGGAGGACGAGGAAATCGTCCGTATCAACCCCCGGGAGCGCAGCTGGGAGCGAACCACAGAGCGCCACTATGGACGCCAGTCGGACCGCCCCTGGCTTGGGGGCTACGAGGACTACCGCCACGCCACCGTGCGGGACAAGTTCATCCAGATGGACGAGTCAGAGTCCTACGTCCACTTCGCCAAGACTGAGTCGCAGAAGCACGACTACACCTACCCTCTGGCACCGGCCATGTCGCCATCAGACTCTGACCCCGCACTCGGACCCTTGACCAATAAGGGCCATTGTGGCTCATATCGCCACGGCTTCTCCTCGGTTGTGCATAACCAGCCCCGCTCTTTCCTCCCGAGCTCGTCCCCGTCCACCAACGGCGGGAAGGGTCGGAAGGAGGACGGGGTGGAGCGCTCACAGTGCGAGCACTGCGGTGAGGCGTTTTACATCTCAGACAACCGAAGGGGGCGGTGCCAGGATGCTCCGGACCCTGTGCGGGCGTGCGTCCGGCGGGTCAGCTGCATGTGGCTGGCAGACACCATGCTCTACCACTGCATGTCCGACCCGGAGGGGGACTACTCAGACCCCTGCTCCTGTGACGGAGGCGAGGGCGGCGGGGGAGGCCGGTTCGGTACACGCTGGTTAGCGCTGCTGGGCTTGTCTCTGGTGGCGCCCTGCCTCTGCCTCTACCCGCCGCTCCACGCCTGCCACCGGGCGGGGCTCACGTGCGGGTGCTGCGGAGGCCGACACAAAGCAGTGAGCTGA